Proteins from one Candidatus Micrarchaeia archaeon genomic window:
- a CDS encoding GTP-binding protein produces the protein MGIAEKIRELEDEIRRTQKNKATEFHIGLLKAKIAKLRRSLISPAKSGSGAPSFDVRKNGDATAAIIGFPSVGKSTFLNKVTKAESKIAAYAFTTLTCIPGMLYHKGAKIQILDLPGIIEGAKDGRGRGREVIAVARSADLILIMLDAQHPEHYEVLVKELYGMGIRLNQRAPDVVIKKTTRGGVTINTTLKLTKLDMRTIHSILNEYGLHSGDVVIRQDIDVDQFIDVLEGNRVYLPAVIIMNKIDLANEKEIRKKFLLPFAAVSSERSLGLANAVDAIYRALSFMRIYTKPRGGEADMEEPLIVRNGTKISDVCSRLHRNLLKEFRYALVWGKSVKHPGQRVGLDHVLQDGDILSIIKKY, from the coding sequence ATGGGAATAGCCGAGAAAATCCGCGAACTCGAGGACGAGATAAGGCGCACTCAGAAGAACAAGGCCACCGAATTCCACATCGGCCTGCTCAAGGCCAAGATAGCGAAGCTCAGGCGCTCCCTCATCTCCCCTGCCAAGAGCGGCTCGGGAGCCCCTTCATTCGATGTGAGGAAGAACGGCGACGCGACCGCAGCGATAATCGGCTTCCCCAGCGTGGGCAAATCCACCTTCCTCAACAAGGTCACGAAAGCAGAGAGCAAAATCGCGGCCTATGCGTTCACCACGCTCACCTGCATACCAGGCATGCTATACCACAAGGGCGCGAAAATCCAGATTCTTGATTTGCCCGGGATAATAGAAGGCGCAAAAGACGGGAGGGGAAGGGGGCGTGAGGTGATAGCCGTGGCGCGGAGCGCGGACCTCATCCTCATAATGCTCGATGCCCAGCACCCTGAGCATTACGAAGTGCTGGTGAAGGAGCTTTACGGGATGGGGATAAGGCTGAACCAGCGCGCCCCGGACGTGGTGATAAAAAAAACCACCCGCGGCGGAGTCACGATAAACACCACGCTGAAGCTCACGAAGCTGGACATGAGGACAATACACAGCATACTCAACGAATACGGCCTGCACAGCGGGGACGTGGTGATAAGGCAGGATATAGACGTGGACCAGTTCATAGATGTTTTGGAGGGCAACCGCGTCTATCTCCCGGCAGTGATAATAATGAACAAGATAGACCTAGCCAACGAAAAAGAAATCAGGAAGAAATTCCTGCTTCCCTTCGCGGCCGTTTCCTCGGAGCGCAGCCTGGGCCTTGCGAACGCAGTGGATGCGATATACAGGGCGCTCTCGTTCATGCGCATTTATACCAAGCCCAGGGGCGGGGAAGCGGACATGGAAGAGCCGCTCATAGTGCGCAACGGCACAAAGATTTCGGACGTGTGCTCGCGGCTGCACCGCAACCTGCTCAAGGAGTTCAGGTACGCGCTCGTGTGGGGGAAAAGCGTGAAGCACCCGGGCCAGCGCGTCGGGCTGGACCACGTGCTCCAGGACGGGGACATACTATCTATAATAAAGAAATACTAA